One Nocardioides oleivorans DNA segment encodes these proteins:
- a CDS encoding glycosyltransferase family 2 protein gives MTTGPLPRIIAVVVTFNRLGLLEKLVDRLGEIEGLAAVMVIDNASSDGTGEWLAARGHAGEVLLLSRTLSTNRGGAGGFHDGLAWAIDQEADLVWLMDDDGLPDVDCLDQLLLETDHLDFWGPLVVDEADPDRLVFPIRLPGGTRVVHAVDDVRRAARRDRIDGIVIPFNGVLVTKELVDRIGLPREEFFIWGDDHEYRLRAEEAGARVATVVTATVRHPSVGNLGTPMMFGRTTYNDSPSDLKHYCMARNNLVNLRDYRGPLHAIAFVVKTAWFYTFTRPSLSRLRLSAGAMRAGLAGDFDGHRRFLS, from the coding sequence GTGACCACCGGACCGCTGCCCCGCATCATCGCGGTCGTGGTCACCTTCAACCGCCTCGGCCTCCTCGAGAAGCTGGTCGACCGGCTCGGCGAGATCGAGGGCCTCGCCGCCGTGATGGTGATCGACAACGCCTCGTCCGACGGCACGGGGGAGTGGCTCGCCGCGCGCGGCCACGCCGGTGAGGTGTTGCTCCTCTCGCGCACGCTCTCCACCAACCGCGGCGGCGCCGGCGGCTTCCACGACGGCCTGGCCTGGGCGATCGACCAGGAGGCCGACCTGGTCTGGCTGATGGACGACGACGGCCTGCCCGACGTCGACTGCCTCGACCAGCTGCTGCTCGAGACCGACCACCTCGACTTCTGGGGCCCGCTCGTCGTCGACGAGGCCGACCCGGACCGGCTGGTGTTCCCGATCCGGCTGCCCGGAGGCACCCGCGTGGTGCACGCGGTGGACGACGTACGCCGTGCCGCCCGACGCGACCGCATCGACGGGATCGTCATCCCCTTCAACGGCGTGCTCGTGACCAAGGAGCTCGTGGACCGGATCGGGCTGCCCCGCGAGGAGTTCTTCATCTGGGGCGACGACCACGAGTACCGGCTCCGCGCCGAGGAGGCCGGTGCGCGCGTCGCCACCGTCGTCACCGCCACGGTCCGACACCCGAGCGTCGGCAACCTCGGCACCCCGATGATGTTCGGCCGCACGACCTACAACGACTCGCCCAGCGACCTCAAGCACTACTGCATGGCGCGCAACAACCTGGTCAACCTCCGTGACTACCGCGGCCCGCTGCACGCGATCGCCTTCGTGGTGAAGACCGCGTGGTTCTACACCTTCACCCGGCCGAGCCTCTCGCGCCTGCGCCTGTCGGCCGGTGCGATGCGCGCCGGCCTCGCTGGTGACTTCGACGGCCACCGGAGGTTCCTGTCGTGA
- a CDS encoding glycosyltransferase family 2 protein has translation MTTPGQVETVAVVVVTHNRAGLLVGMLDGLAAQTRRPDAIIVVDNVSTDHTREVLDARTDLPLHVTTTEANLGGAGGFHLGVRAAYDGGYDRVWLMDDDVVPAPDCLATLMAVDEDCLIAVREDLSGALVEKAAIDFDLRNPLAVKPKRASVDSTYADRASMPERVEVHNVAFEGFMCRRRVIEEIGFPDPSFFIFYDDADYAIRAREAGHHIWAVRDAVLVRQLDFNQQHDLAGWKGYYMYRNLFVVHLRHGENALVRLKPWFITLAVVLLSPVRGGRAEARNVIRAMASARGMRRLTDPALPPR, from the coding sequence GTGACGACCCCCGGACAGGTCGAGACCGTCGCCGTCGTCGTGGTCACCCACAACCGCGCCGGGCTGCTCGTCGGGATGCTCGACGGCCTGGCCGCCCAGACCCGGCGCCCCGACGCGATCATCGTGGTCGACAACGTCAGCACCGACCACACGCGCGAGGTCCTCGACGCGCGGACCGACCTGCCGCTCCACGTGACCACGACCGAGGCCAACCTCGGCGGCGCGGGCGGCTTCCACCTCGGCGTGCGGGCGGCGTACGACGGCGGCTACGACCGGGTCTGGCTGATGGACGACGACGTGGTGCCCGCCCCCGACTGCCTCGCGACGCTGATGGCGGTCGACGAGGACTGCCTGATCGCCGTGCGCGAGGACCTCTCCGGTGCCCTGGTCGAGAAGGCCGCGATCGACTTCGACCTGCGCAACCCGCTCGCCGTCAAGCCCAAGCGCGCCTCGGTCGACTCGACGTACGCCGACCGCGCGTCGATGCCGGAACGGGTCGAGGTGCACAACGTCGCCTTCGAGGGCTTCATGTGCCGGCGCCGGGTGATCGAGGAGATCGGCTTCCCCGACCCCTCGTTCTTCATCTTCTACGACGACGCCGACTACGCCATCCGCGCCCGCGAGGCCGGCCACCACATCTGGGCGGTGCGCGACGCCGTCCTGGTGCGCCAGCTCGACTTCAACCAGCAGCACGACCTCGCCGGGTGGAAGGGCTACTACATGTACCGCAACCTCTTCGTGGTGCACCTGCGCCACGGGGAGAACGCGCTGGTCAGGCTCAAGCCGTGGTTCATCACCCTCGCCGTCGTGCTGCTCAGCCCGGTGCGCGGAGGACGGGCCGAGGCGCGCAACGTGATCCGGGCCATGGCCTCGGCGCGGGGCATGCGGCGCCTCACCGATCCGGCACTGCCCCCTCGCTAG
- a CDS encoding glycosyltransferase, whose translation MTTTRLLQRQILPIDRDTDVFPLYVDLEEAKLDTDRDAVGGDKAAKDLNNAAIRQSTSTGRKLHPDQIRSRTALRLEPSQLLSFGTYFNAFPASYWRRHTIVDEVQLTVSVTGDGSVVTVYKSMARGHSQRVDIAVVEGDGGTFTFDLTLKPFVDGGWYWYDVVAGDDGAIVEEAEWTAEVPADRVEHGTVDVCITTMLPDMSAQLLTQLGDTAELQPYLDTVMVMDQGKDKVTDSEYFPAARKGLGDKLRVIVQGNLGGSGGYARGQLESVRKGTATYAMMMDDDVVCEPEGIIRAVTFGDLAKRPTIVGGHMFNLYSRAELHSFGEIVQPWRFWWQTRLDGYSQWDFGARNLRSSRWLHKRADVDFNGWFMCLIPRVVLEEIGLSLPVFIKWDDSEFGLRAKQAGYPTVSFPGAAVWHVPWTDKNDGLDWQSYFHHRNRIIAALLHSPYERGGRMVRESFNHQIKHLASLQYSTAELRHLAMEDVLRGPHALHGELATKLADINAFRKQWSDAQLLLDRDDLPPVRRKKPPKKGKSDIEIPGRKSTLIAAALAPIRQLRPVRETAGVYPETELTAMDAKWWNLVKYDSAVVSMNDGSSVALYKRDPEHYRDLLKRTIDIHRRFNREWPQLAQQYRDALGEITSPESWEKTFAPWTDAPDPTEGEGA comes from the coding sequence ATGACCACCACCCGTCTGCTCCAGCGGCAGATCCTGCCGATCGACCGCGACACCGACGTCTTCCCGCTCTACGTCGACCTCGAGGAGGCCAAGCTCGACACCGACCGTGACGCGGTCGGCGGCGACAAGGCCGCCAAGGACCTCAACAACGCCGCGATCCGCCAGTCGACCTCGACCGGCCGCAAGCTGCACCCCGACCAGATCCGCTCGCGCACCGCGCTGCGGCTCGAGCCGTCGCAGCTGCTGTCGTTCGGCACCTACTTCAACGCCTTCCCGGCGTCCTACTGGCGCCGTCACACGATCGTCGACGAGGTGCAGCTGACCGTCTCGGTCACCGGGGACGGCTCGGTCGTCACCGTCTACAAGTCGATGGCGCGCGGGCACTCCCAGCGCGTCGACATCGCCGTGGTGGAGGGCGACGGCGGCACCTTCACCTTCGACCTCACCCTCAAGCCGTTCGTCGACGGCGGGTGGTACTGGTACGACGTCGTCGCCGGCGACGACGGTGCCATCGTCGAGGAGGCCGAGTGGACCGCGGAGGTCCCGGCCGACCGCGTCGAGCACGGCACCGTCGACGTCTGCATCACCACGATGCTGCCCGACATGAGCGCCCAGCTGCTGACCCAGCTCGGTGACACCGCCGAGCTCCAGCCCTACCTCGACACCGTGATGGTGATGGACCAGGGCAAGGACAAGGTCACCGACAGCGAGTACTTCCCCGCCGCGAGGAAGGGCCTCGGCGACAAGCTCCGGGTCATCGTGCAGGGCAACCTCGGTGGCTCCGGCGGCTATGCCCGCGGCCAGCTCGAGAGCGTGCGCAAGGGCACCGCGACGTACGCCATGATGATGGACGACGACGTCGTCTGCGAGCCCGAGGGCATCATCCGCGCGGTCACCTTCGGCGACCTGGCCAAGCGCCCGACGATCGTCGGCGGCCACATGTTCAACCTCTACAGCCGCGCCGAGCTGCACTCCTTCGGCGAGATCGTCCAGCCGTGGCGCTTCTGGTGGCAGACCCGGCTCGACGGCTACTCCCAGTGGGACTTCGGCGCCCGCAACCTGCGCTCGTCGCGCTGGCTGCACAAGCGGGCCGACGTCGACTTCAACGGCTGGTTCATGTGCCTGATCCCGCGGGTGGTCCTCGAGGAGATCGGCCTCTCGCTGCCGGTCTTCATCAAGTGGGACGACTCCGAGTTCGGCCTCCGCGCCAAGCAGGCCGGCTACCCGACCGTGTCGTTCCCCGGAGCCGCGGTCTGGCACGTGCCGTGGACCGACAAGAACGACGGCCTCGACTGGCAGTCGTACTTCCACCACCGCAACCGCATCATCGCGGCGCTGCTGCACTCGCCCTACGAGCGGGGCGGCCGCATGGTGCGCGAGAGCTTCAACCACCAGATCAAGCACCTCGCGTCGCTGCAGTACTCCACCGCCGAGCTGCGCCACCTCGCGATGGAGGACGTCCTGCGCGGCCCGCACGCGCTGCACGGAGAGCTGGCGACCAAGCTCGCCGACATCAACGCCTTCCGCAAGCAGTGGTCCGACGCGCAGCTCCTGCTCGACCGGGACGACCTGCCCCCGGTCCGACGCAAGAAGCCGCCGAAGAAGGGCAAGTCCGACATCGAGATCCCGGGCCGCAAGTCGACCCTCATCGCGGCCGCCCTCGCCCCGATCCGCCAGCTCCGTCCCGTGCGCGAGACGGCGGGGGTGTACCCCGAGACCGAGCTCACCGCCATGGACGCCAAGTGGTGGAACCTCGTGAAGTACGACTCGGCCGTGGTCTCCATGAACGACGGCAGCTCGGTCGCCCTCTACAAGCGCGACCCCGAGCACTACCGCGACCTGCTCAAGCGCACCATCGACATCCACCGCCGGTTCAACCGCGAGTGGCCGCAGCTGGCCCAGCAGTACCGCGACGCACTCGGCGAGATCACCTCGCCCGAGTCGTGGGAGAAGACCTTCGCGCCCTGGACCGACGCCCCGGACCCGACCGAGGGCGAGGGTGCGTGA
- a CDS encoding ABC transporter permease produces the protein MSQASTDARTVEERHDLAHVPLAPPSRTSGVLEVFRRRFLLRLLVRREIQARYAGTAFGLLWSYINPFTRFVTFYVVFGLLLGRGLGIQNFAIHLFAGMVLVNYFTESVTAGTRSLLSNRGVITKMAMPREMFPVASMLVSLWHAIPQLIILVVACVATGIWGGGPLWVPDVVGMAAALLGFVLVMVYGTAFGLMFSCINVLFRDFQRIVQTFINMIPFSVPMMYPYWISYDRFGGGIWHEIYISNPVAEAVQLIQRGFWYPTCDGPCAMMPNEAGTGSVPAPEFADHLYTRGFVMLAVGLVLLVVGQWVFARLEKSITERL, from the coding sequence GTGAGCCAGGCGAGCACTGACGCGCGCACGGTCGAGGAGCGCCACGACCTCGCGCACGTCCCGCTGGCACCGCCCTCGCGCACGTCGGGGGTGCTGGAGGTCTTCCGGCGCCGCTTCCTGCTGCGGCTCCTGGTGCGCCGCGAGATCCAGGCGCGCTACGCCGGTACGGCGTTCGGGTTGCTGTGGTCCTACATCAACCCGTTCACCCGCTTCGTCACGTTCTACGTGGTCTTCGGGCTGCTGCTGGGCCGCGGGCTCGGCATCCAGAACTTCGCGATCCACCTGTTCGCGGGCATGGTCCTGGTCAACTACTTCACCGAGTCGGTCACCGCGGGCACGCGGTCGCTGCTCTCCAACCGTGGCGTCATCACCAAGATGGCCATGCCGCGCGAGATGTTCCCGGTCGCGTCGATGCTGGTGTCGCTGTGGCACGCGATCCCGCAGCTGATCATCCTCGTCGTCGCCTGCGTCGCGACCGGGATCTGGGGCGGCGGACCGCTCTGGGTCCCCGACGTCGTCGGGATGGCTGCGGCCCTGCTCGGCTTCGTCCTGGTGATGGTCTACGGCACGGCGTTCGGACTGATGTTCTCGTGCATCAACGTGCTCTTCCGCGACTTCCAGCGCATCGTGCAGACCTTCATCAACATGATCCCGTTCAGCGTGCCGATGATGTACCCCTACTGGATCAGCTACGACCGGTTCGGCGGCGGGATCTGGCACGAGATCTACATCTCCAACCCGGTCGCCGAAGCGGTCCAGCTCATCCAGCGCGGCTTCTGGTACCCCACCTGCGACGGCCCCTGCGCGATGATGCCCAACGAGGCCGGCACCGGCTCGGTCCCCGCGCCGGAGTTCGCCGACCACCTCTACACCCGCGGGTTCGTCATGCTGGCCGTGGGCCTGGTCCTGCTGGTCGTCGGGCAGTGGGTCTTCGCCCGGCTCGAGAAGTCGATCACGGAGCGCCTCTGA
- the glf gene encoding UDP-galactopyranose mutase encodes MSQGTTPLPDLVIVGAGLFGLTIAERCAEELGLRVLILERRHHLGGNAYSERDPETNVEVHKYGAHLFHTSNERVWEYANRFTSFTDYRHKVFGKYQGQVYSLPLNLALINQFFGKSHTPDEARALIAEQASEFDTASASNLEEKAISLIGRPLYEAFIKGYTGKQWQTDPTELSADIITRLPVRYTFQNGWFSDTYEGLPTEGYTAWLSKMADHPNIEVRLETDFLDPATGVADEFKGKVPIVYTGPVDEYFGNSEGRLSWRTVDLEESVVDTDDFQGTGVVNYNDGDVPYTRIIEFKHFHPEREKTHLPGKSVIVHEYSRFAEEGDEPYYPVNTAEDRAKLLKYRDLAAAEPMVLFGGRLGTYKYLDMHMAIGAALSMYDNKLKPHFAEGAELKSGGIDA; translated from the coding sequence TTGTCCCAGGGCACCACCCCTCTCCCGGACCTCGTCATCGTCGGCGCCGGCCTCTTCGGTCTCACGATCGCCGAGCGCTGCGCCGAGGAGCTCGGCCTGCGCGTGCTGATCCTCGAGCGCCGCCACCACCTCGGCGGCAACGCCTACAGCGAGCGCGACCCGGAGACCAACGTCGAGGTGCACAAGTACGGCGCCCACCTCTTCCACACCTCCAACGAGCGGGTGTGGGAGTACGCCAACCGGTTCACCTCGTTCACCGACTACCGGCACAAGGTGTTCGGCAAGTACCAGGGGCAGGTCTACTCGCTGCCGCTCAACCTCGCGCTGATCAACCAGTTCTTCGGCAAGTCCCACACCCCCGACGAGGCCCGCGCGCTCATCGCCGAGCAGGCCTCCGAGTTCGACACCGCGTCGGCGTCGAACCTGGAGGAGAAGGCGATCAGCCTGATCGGCCGCCCGCTCTACGAGGCCTTCATCAAGGGCTACACCGGCAAGCAGTGGCAGACCGACCCCACCGAGCTGAGCGCGGACATCATCACCCGCCTCCCGGTGCGCTACACCTTCCAGAACGGCTGGTTCAGCGACACCTACGAGGGCCTGCCGACCGAGGGCTACACCGCGTGGCTCTCGAAGATGGCCGACCACCCGAACATCGAGGTCCGCCTCGAGACCGACTTCCTGGACCCGGCCACCGGGGTCGCCGACGAGTTCAAGGGCAAGGTCCCGATCGTCTACACCGGCCCGGTCGACGAGTACTTCGGCAACTCCGAGGGGCGCCTGTCGTGGCGCACCGTCGACCTCGAGGAGAGCGTCGTCGACACCGACGACTTCCAGGGCACCGGCGTCGTCAACTACAACGACGGCGACGTCCCCTACACGCGGATCATCGAGTTCAAGCACTTCCACCCCGAGCGGGAGAAGACCCACCTGCCCGGCAAGAGCGTGATCGTCCACGAGTACAGCCGCTTCGCGGAGGAGGGCGACGAGCCCTACTACCCGGTGAACACCGCCGAGGACCGTGCCAAGCTGCTGAAGTACCGCGACCTCGCCGCGGCCGAGCCGATGGTCCTGTTCGGCGGCCGGCTCGGCACCTACAAGTACCTCGACATGCACATGGCGATCGGTGCCGCGCTGTCGATGTACGACAACAAGCTCAAGCCCCACTTCGCCGAGGGTGCCGAGCTCAAGTCCGGAGGCATCGACGCATGA